A DNA window from Turicibacter sp. TJ11 contains the following coding sequences:
- a CDS encoding S-ribosylhomocysteine lyase translates to MKKIPSFTVNHDDLLRGIYVSRQDIIGQEIVTTFDIRTKLPNREPVMNTAEIHTIEHLGATFLRNHETAADQTIYFGPMGCRTGFYLILKGDLKSSDIVELVKETFEFIANYEGEVPGASARDCGNYLDMNLPMAKYEAKVFLENTLNQITDANLNYPA, encoded by the coding sequence ATGAAAAAGATTCCAAGTTTTACAGTTAACCATGATGATTTATTACGTGGTATTTACGTATCACGCCAAGATATAATTGGACAAGAAATCGTTACAACTTTTGATATCCGCACTAAATTACCCAATCGCGAACCTGTAATGAATACAGCCGAAATTCATACAATAGAACATTTAGGAGCTACATTTTTACGTAATCATGAAACAGCTGCTGATCAAACCATCTATTTTGGACCGATGGGATGTCGTACAGGATTTTATTTAATTTTAAAAGGTGATTTAAAGTCATCAGATATTGTTGAATTAGTTAAAGAAACATTTGAATTTATTGCAAATTATGAAGGTGAGGTTCCAGGTGCGAGTGCACGTGATTGTGGAAACTACTTAGATATGAACTTACCGATGGCTAAATATGAAGCTAAAGTTTTCTTAGAAAATACATTAAATCAAATAACAGATGCAAATTTAAATTATCCAGCTTAA